Sequence from the Trueperaceae bacterium genome:
CCCGCTGGCCTACGGCATGCTGCTGCAGGAGATGGACGGCGCGACGGTCCGCGACGTCGCGCTGGACGGCAACACGGTGGGCGCCCTGATCGTCTCCTCGCGCGACGTGCACCTCACGGGCGGCGCGGTGACCGGCAACGGCACCGGCCTCCTCGTGCGCCGCGCCGAGGGCGCCGGCGCGAGCGCCGTCCGCGCGGCCGGCGTCACCTTCGCCGGGAACGTCGGCGACGTCGCGGTCGACGACCCCGCCGCCTCCGTCGCGCTCCGCGGCAACGCCTTCGACGCCGCCAGCCCCCTCGACCGCGATCGCGACGGCGTGAGCGACGTCGCGCACCTCCCGACCTCCACGTTCGCGCTCCTCACGACCCGGACGCCGGACCTGTCGCTGTTCGCCCTCCACCCCGGCGTGACGCTGTGGGAGGCGGCGGAACGGCGCGTCCCCGCCCTCCGCACCGCCCGCCTCCGCGACCGCGCCCCCCGCCTCGCCGAACCCGCGGTCGGAGCGGCCCCATCGGGGGCCGGCGCCGCCCTCGCCGGCCTCGTCGCCGCCGCCGGTCTGGCGTTGGGCGCCTCGCTCGCGCGCGCCGGCTGGGCCCCCGCGCCGCCCGGAGGCGGGGCGGCGTGAGCGCCCTCCCCCTCGCCGACGTGCGGGCGGCGTCCGTCCCCGGCCGCATCGACGGCGTCGACCTGGAGGTCGGCGCGGGCGCGACGGTGGCGGTGATCGGCGCGAACGGCGCCGGGAAGTCGAGCCTCCTGCACGTCCTCGCCGGGCGCCTCCGGGCGCGCGGCGGGACGGTCCGCGTCGCGGGTCACGCCCCCCGTTCCACCGCCGCCGCGCGGGCGCGGGCGTACGTCCCGCAACGCATCGATCTACCCCCCCACGTTCGCGCGGGGGAGGTCCTCGCCGTCGCCGCCCGCGCACGCGACGCCGACGACGCCGCCCTGCGCGACGCCGCGACCCGCATGGGGCTTCACGACGTCCTCGCGCACCCGGTCGGGCGGCTCTCGGGCGGGATGCAGCAACGCGTCGCGCTCGCCGCCGGCCTCGTCGGCACCCCTCCGCTGTGGCTGTTGGACGAACCCGCGTCGGCGCTGGATGCCGGCGGGCTGGCCCGCCTCGGGGCGTGGGTCGCCGCCCACGCCGCCGCCGGCGGCGCGGTGATCACGAGCGCGCACCGGCCCGAGGAGGTCGCGGCGTTCGCCGACGACGCGGTCCTGCTGCGCGGGGGGCGACGCCTCCACCGGGGCCCGGTCGACGCGCTGTTCGAGGTCGTCGACGCGCGCGACGGCGCCCCCCTCGACCTGCCCGAGGGCGCCGTACCGCGCCGGATGCCCGGCCCGCGGCTCGCGCGGGCCCTCGAGGGGGAGGACCCGCATGCGTGACGCCGCGCGCCGCCGCGTCCGCGCCGCCGCCCTGGCCGGAACGCTCGCAGCCGCTCTGGCGACCGGCGCGCACGCCGGACCGTTGGGGGTGCGCGCCGACGACGCGTCGGCCTGCCACGCGCCCGCCTACCGGCAACTCCAGGTCGATCCCACCGCC
This genomic interval carries:
- a CDS encoding ATP-binding cassette domain-containing protein — translated: MSALPLADVRAASVPGRIDGVDLEVGAGATVAVIGANGAGKSSLLHVLAGRLRARGGTVRVAGHAPRSTAAARARAYVPQRIDLPPHVRAGEVLAVAARARDADDAALRDAATRMGLHDVLAHPVGRLSGGMQQRVALAAGLVGTPPLWLLDEPASALDAGGLARLGAWVAAHAAAGGAVITSAHRPEEVAAFADDAVLLRGGRRLHRGPVDALFEVVDARDGAPLDLPEGAVPRRMPGPRLARALEGEDPHA